GTGCCACCCGCTTCCAGCTTCGTTTCGAGCGGGCCATAGTCATCCGCCTTGCAGTCGCTGCCGCGCGCGTGGTGCAACACGAACTCCCCGAGGTCGCCGCGAATCATCGCAATATCAAGCGCCTGTATCCCTTCAATAATCGGCGTGTCGGACGTGCCGGCGTTCCGGAAATAGAGCGTCCACTCGACCGTGGGAAAATCGTGGTACTGCACCGCCACGCATTGGACCTCAAGCCCGCTGTTCGGGTCCGTGTGCGTGATACTGTGGCGGGTCCGGTTTTCGTCGAGCACCGTCGATTCGCGCACTGTGTCCCAGCCGGAGAGCAGCGTGTTCGAAGGCTGGCCATCGTAAGTGAACGAATACGGCGGCGTGCCGCCGCCCAGACACACCGGTCCGCCCGCGAGCGGCAGGTCCGCCAGCCAGATTTCACTGCCGTCCTCCAGCGTCACGCGCGCGTCCGCCCAGTCCGCCTGATCGCACGAAATACCGTCGCCCCCGTCGTCGATTGCCAGCACAAACTCCCGCGCCCCGTCGAGATTCACCCCGACCGGTACGCCCGGCTCCGTCCCGCGCAGAAGCACCGAGCGGAAACGGTCCTGGTCATTCACGCGCACGGCAAATACGCAACTCCCCTGTCCGCCCGACGTGTGCTCATTCACGTCGATGCCCGCGACGGCGTGGAATGTCCTGCCTGGACCGGGCAGATGCACCACGATCACGCTCGGCGCATGACAGAAGAGCCCGCGCGTAAACGTCTCCTTGCCGACGTGCAGCGGCTTGCCGAAGCGCGCGTTCTTCTGCACGCGATCATGGTTCATGGCCACTTCAAGGCCGGGGTCGGGCAACCAGACCGTTTGTGCGCCGCCTAACGTCGACTCGAACCATTGCCGCGCCGTCACGAGTTCGTCCACGGACGGCTCGACGGCCGCCGCGAACCCCGATACGCCCAGCATAATTACGCCCAAGAAGAACAGACCGGCTCCCGCGCGCATGGTAATTCCTTTCGTTCCAACCGGCGCTGTTTCATCCGCCATTTGTGCGCCGTGGCGCAATCAGCCTACGCCCTCCGTCCGATGGGCCGCAACCTTTGGAATGCGTAGGGGAATGCACCAGTTCGCATGCGCCGCAGTCCCCGCCAATGCGGAAACTCGTGCCGTTCTCCAGCATGCCCCGGGTTCCGTGCCCCATGCTCGCTACCCCGTCAGGGGTTCGATAACGGGCCGCGTTCATATGGAGTTGATTTGTGATGACCTTGCCAGAAGGGATAGGCTCTGAGGTGTATGCGGGGCGCGAACGCTGCCCCGATCGTGGTGCCGCAAGGAAAAGGAGGGAAGGAATCATGTCATCGCGGTTTGTCTTGGCTTCGATCGCGGTACTTATGGCGTTTCCCGGCGCAAACGCCGCCGAAAACGTGCTCGTCGAGACGGACTCCTTCCGTTGGGAAATCGGCGCCGACGCCCGAAACCTGCACTTCATCGACAGGGCTTCCGGGACCGATTATCTCGCCGCGGAAGGCGCAACCCCCTTCTCGCGCGTGCAGAAAGGCGAACAGCGCATCGACGCAACACACGCAACCCTGGAAGGCGACCTTCTGCGTGTGCGTTATGGACAACCGGACCTGGAGGTGTCGTTCCACATTACGAGACTCCCCCGCTATTTCATCCTCGGTGTTGACAGTATCTCCGACGACAGCATCGACGAACTGACGCTGCTCGATGTGCCGCTTTCGCTCCCGGCGAAACTCGAGGACCCCTTTGCGGCGTGTACGCTCGCGCTGGACCTGCAGACGAATGTCCTGGAAATCCCCGGCCCCACCAAGCGTCTGCGCGCAGTGGCCTGCAAGCGCTTCGGCATTTCCGGGGCAGAGGCGGCCATCGTCGCCGCGCCAACCGCGGAACTGCGCGATGTGCTTAAGGAGGCGGTCGCCTCGGCGCCGGAGTTGCCGCATCACAAGGACCCCGCCTATCCGCCCGTCGGCGGTCCCTGGGCATTGGATGCACCCATCAACCGTGGCTCGTATCTCTTCGATTTCGGCGACCTTACGGAAGAGACCGTGGACAAGTGGGTCGAACTGGTCAAGAACCTCGGATTGAACCAGATCGATTTTCACACGGGTTCTTCGTTGCGCTTTGGCGATTGCGAGCCTAACCCGAAACTGTTCCCTCGCGGCCGCGCAAGCGTGAAGGCCGTGCTGGACCGTCTGCACGAGGCCGGCATCTCGGCCGGATTGCACACCTATGCCTTCTTCATTGCAAAGAATACACCGTACGTGACGCCCGTGCCTGACCCCCGTCTCGGCAAGGACGCCACGTTCACGCTGGCCGCGCCGCTCCGGGCGGAAGGAGACACGGTGACCGTCGCAGAGTCCACGGCGGACGTGTCCACGGCTACGGGCTTTTTCTTGCGCAATAGCGTAACGCTTCAGGTCGACAATGAGTTGATTACTTTCAGCGGCGCATCCAAGGAAGCGCCGTTCACGTTCTCCGGTTGTACGCGAGGAGCGCACGGAACAACGGCCGCACCCCATGAGGCCGGCGCTAACGTGTACAAGCTCAAAGAGTGTTTTGGCCTTTTCACGCCGGACGGAGATTCGACGCTGCTCGCTGAGATTGCCGCAAACGCGGCGGACACGTTCAATGAGTGCGGATTCGACATGATGTATCTGGATGCGCTTGACGGCGAAGACATTCTCGGGGGCAGGGAGTGGGCCTGGCATTACGGATCGAAATTCGTCTACGAGATCGCGAACCGGCTCAACAAGCCCGCGCTCTTCGAGATGAGCACGTTCCACCACCATCTCTGGTGCGTACGCGCGCGCATGGGCGCGTGGGACCACCCTTCGCGCTCGCACAAACGCTTTATCGACATACATTGCGCGGCGAACCAGAGCGGCGCGCTGAGTTACTTGCCCATGAACCTCGGCTGGTGGGCCGTCAAAACATGGCAGGACGGCACGGCCGCGGTATATTCCGAACCTACGTTCCCGGACGATATCGAATATCTCATGGGCAAGGCGCTCGGGCATAACATGGGCATTTCCCTCATGGGCGTGAACCCGAACAACATTGGAAACGTGCCTGCCTATCAGCGGCTCATGCCCATCTTCCGCAATTACGAGCGACTGCGCCACGAAGGCAGTTTTCCGGAACCCATTCTCGCGCAATTGCGCGAACCGGGCGCGGAATTCAAGCTCGAGTCCGGCCCCAATGACACATGGTGCTTGCGCCCCGCGCGCTACATCAAGCACAAGGTCGAGCGCATGGAACCGTGGAGCAACGCTTGGACCGTGGCCAACCCATTCGCCGCCCAACCGGTGCGCCTGCGCATCGAGGCGCTGATGTCCGCCGCGCCGTACGATGCGCCAGAGTCCGTTGTCGTCGAGGACTTTCAGACGCCGGAACCGCTCCCCTCGCGCGCGGCGGCAGAAAACGTTTCGGCGGCCTTGACAGCGGCTGCGGAAAACGCGCCGACAGGCGCGACTGCGGCCAAATTCGCCGCGACGAGCGCAAGAGACACGCGCGCCGGGTCGTGGGCGAAATTTTTGAAACCGTTTTCGCCCCCGCTCAACATCGGCAGCCAGCCCGCGTTCGGCCTGTGGGTCCACGGTGACGGGAATGGCGAACTCCTGAACGTGCAGGTGCTTAGTGCGGGCCACAGCGGCGCCGGCGGCATCGGCGACCACTATATCACCGTCGATTTCACCGGCTGGCGCTACTTCGACCTCGTCGAGTTCGAAGGCGGGCGCATCGAGGACTTCGCGTGGCCCTACGGCAACGCCTACGCCACCTACCGCGAGCATGTCGACTTCGGCGCGGTCGAATCGTTCTCGATTTGGTGTAACAACCTGCCGCCNNNNNNNNNNNNNNNNNNNNNNNNNNNNNNNNNNNNNNNNNNNNNNNNNNNNNNNNNNNNNNNNNNNNNNNNNNNNNNNNNNNNNNNNNNNNNNNNNNNNAACGCGTGACGGTTCCGCGGCAACTCGGCGAGCGCCTGCATCGGATGGCGGTAGAAGTGGTCCACAACGTCCAGCAACGTCTGGCGCATCTCCGGAGTGCCTCCTGAGCCGCCGGGCTCCTGGCCCCAGATGAACCACATCAAGCTTGCGAACGATGGAACGGCCTCGTACGGATTTCGCACGCAACAGACTATCTTCGCGTCCGGAAACGTCTCGTTCAGGCTCTGGACCTTCGCGCTGAAAGACGGGTTCTTCGACAACAGCCGTTTTTCGGGCCCATGCACATATAGATGCCGCTGCACGCATCTCTTGTAGTACGCCATGATGCGCGCTCTGTCCTGTGGCGCGAGCATGTCGTCAAAGTACAGCAGATGCTTCAATTCGTCCACGAATGGAAACGCGAACATCATGAATGCGCTCACGAACCTGTGCACAAGCAGCCATTCATCTTCTTCCGGCTCG
Above is a window of Candidatus Hydrogenedentota bacterium DNA encoding:
- a CDS encoding NPCBM/NEW2 domain-containing protein, encoding MRAGAGLFFLGVIMLGVSGFAAAVEPSVDELVTARQWFESTLGGAQTVWLPDPGLEVAMNHDRVQKNARFGKPLHVGKETFTRGLFCHAPSVIVVHLPGPGRTFHAVAGIDVNEHTSGGQGSCVFAVRVNDQDRFRSVLLRGTEPGVPVGVNLDGAREFVLAIDDGGDGISCDQADWADARVTLEDGSEIWLADLPLAGGPVCLGGGTPPYSFTYDGQPSNTLLSGWDTVRESTVLDENRTRHSITHTDPNSGLEVQCVAVQYHDFPTVEWTLYFRNAGTSDTPIIEGIQALDIAMIRGDLGEFVLHHARGSDCKADDYGPLETKLEAGGTLHLAPSGGRGSNKVWPYFGIESTHNDGLLVAVGWPGQWAADFARDAGNTLRITAGQGQTRFILHPGEEVRSPLIAIQFRDGDRYRAQNLWRRWMTAHSMPKPGGALPRPQLLGCSSRAYEEMIKADTAAQKMFIDRYLEEKIGIDYWWMDAGWYVQENGWPHVGTWEVDTKRFPGGLRPICDYAHERGVKIVVWFEPERVAPGTWLTENHPEWILGGANGGLLNLGNPEAWDWLVNHIDSLLTEQ
- a CDS encoding sulfotransferase produces the protein MFGLPLYLRLIWKVIASNKDRLVPLTPKRFLLQGIFIPALFLGWLVHSLALFLDEIFFPAYRKTEVKEPVFVVGIPRSGTTFLHRVLKEDSGQFTTFQFWELVLAPSIIGRKLLYALARADAALGGLGRKALVKFDGWLLGGFRRMHHISLFEPEEDEWLLVHRFVSAFMMFAFPFVDELKHLLYFDDMLAPQDRARIMAYYKRCVQRHLYVHGPEKRLLSKNPSFSAKVQSLNETFPDAKIVCCVRNPYEAVPSFASLMWFIWGQEPGGSGGTPEMRQTLLDVVDHFYRHPMQALAELPRNRHA